One genomic window of Eptesicus fuscus isolate TK198812 chromosome 6, DD_ASM_mEF_20220401, whole genome shotgun sequence includes the following:
- the ADAM29 gene encoding disintegrin and metalloproteinase domain-containing protein 29: MLLLHWVGVFLSFSGHIWAEHPQHHSPPEVVIPLRITSTGLSMKFPGWLCYGMHFGGERHIVYMKVKKHLLSRHFPVFTYSDQGALLEDQPFVQNDCYYHGYVEGDPESLVALSTCFGGFRGLLQINDIAYEIKPMVFSTKFEHLIYKMDREDTQYQTMKSGFMQEEIVQQFEFQEIGNSTLKQSSYEGWWPHSYLIEIVVVVDNTLYLESNKNVSIVQEDLYVMVNIVDSIYEVIGLKVLLFGMEVWTKENPIEVDDVKRSLRIFCRWKAANLFPRLPHDTAHLLIHRTLRGMSGLGYVSGLCRSGHSCAIITFTRKPVGLIGIAMAHHIGHNLGMFHDRILCTCGKYRCIMDNDNPPITKFSNCSYAFLWDYSLRQTKCLLYTIYTSDIFNRKRCGNGVVEDEEECDCGPLQQCSKDACCLSNCTLSLGSDCAYGLCCKDCQFLPSGDVCRKEINECDLPEWCNGTSHMCPDDVYVEDGIPCNQSAYCYEKRCNDRNLQCKQIFGKMAKNASYSCYKKINTLGDRFGHCGTQNFSYIKCNMTDVLCGRIQCENITEIPLLTDHSTVHWTYYNDVNCWGTDSHIGMTTPDIGAVKDGTECGEEHLCIHRKCVHISYLDSNCSPTFCNQRGICNNKHHCHCNYLWDPPNCLIQGHGGSIDSGPPPRRKKIKKIYVLMFSLFWLLVLLCCLFCLCMKRTRKKKEQIVRPQPQMKPQAKPNIPPPQRTPSQNIPPPQRTPSQNVPPPQPRPSQNIPPPQPRPSQNIPPPQPRP; the protein is encoded by the coding sequence ATGCTCCTACTACACTGGGTTGGGGTGTTTCTGTCCTTTTCTGGACACATTTGGGCTGAGCACCCTCAACATCACAGTCCTCCAGAAGTGGTGATTCCTTTGAGAATAACAAGCACTGGCCTTAGCATGAAGTTTCCAGGCTGGCTCTGTTATGGTATGCATTTTGGGGGTGAGAGACACATTGTCTACATGAAGGTCAAGAAGCATTTGCTGTCCAGACATTTTCCAGTGTTCACCTACAGCGATCAAGGCGCTCTCCTTGAGGATCAGCCTTTTGTTCAGAATGACTGCTATTATCATGGTTATGTGGAGGGGGACCCAGAATCCCTGGTTGCCCTCAGTACCTGTTTTGGTGGCTTTCGAGGCTTGTTACAGATAAATGACATTGCTTATGAAATTAAGCCCATGGTTTTTTCTACCAAATTTGAGCATCTGATATATAAAATGGACAGAGAGGACACTCAATACCAAACCATGAAATCTGGCTTTATGCAAGAGGAAATTGTACAGCAATTTGAGTTTCAAGAGATTGGTAATTCTACTCTGAAGCAAAGTTCTTATGAGGGCTGGTGGCCCCACAGTTACCTTATTGAAATAGTAGTGGTAGTTGACAATACTCTCTAtcttgaaagtaataaaaatgtctCAATAGTGCAGGAAGACCTATATGTTATGGTGAATATAGTAGATTCTATTTATGAGGTAATAGGTCTTAAGGTTTTATTGTTTGGCATGGAGGTGTGGACTAAAGAAAATCCTATTGAAGTAGATGATGTAAAGAGATCTCTGAGAATATTTTGTCGTTGGAAGGCTGCAAACCTTTTCCCCCGCCTGCCACATGATACTGCACATCTTTTAATACATAGGACATTAAGAGGAATGAGTGGTTTAGGCTATGTTTCAGGACTCTGTAGATCAGGCCATAGTTGTGCAATTATTACTTTTACAAGAAAGCCCGTGGGCCTTATTGGAATTGCAATGGCTCATCATATAGGTCATAATTTGGGTATGTTTCATGATCGTATTTTGTGTACTTGTGGAAAATATAGATGTATAATGGATAATGATAACCCACCAATAACTAAATTTAGCAATTGTAGTTATGCTTTTTTGTGGGATTATTCCTTACGTCAGACAAAATGCTTGCTCTACACCATATACACAAGTGACATATTTAACCGAAAACGCTGCGGGAATGGTGTTGTTGAAGATGAAGAGGAGTGTGACTGTGGACCTTTGCAGCAATGCTCAAAAGATGCCTGCTGTCTGTCAAACTGCACTCTCAGTTTGGGGTCTGATTGTGCTTATGGGCTTTGTTGTAAGGACTGCCAGTTCTTACCATCAGGGGATGTGTGTAGAAAGGAAATCAATGAATGTGATCTTCCAGAATGGTGCAATGGAACATCCCATATGTGCCCAGATGATGTATATGTGGAAGATGGAATTCCCTGTAATCAAAGTGCTTACTGCTATGAAAAGAGATGTAATGATCGCAATTTACAGTGTAAGCAGATTTTTGGCAAAATGGCAAAGAATGCAAGTTACAGTtgctacaaaaaaataaacactctAGGTGACCGGTTTGGTCACTGTGGTACCCaaaacttttcatacataaaaTGTAATATGACGGATGTCTTGTGTGGGAGGATTCAGTGTGAGAACATAACTGAAATTCCCCTTCTAACAGATCATTCTACTGTGCATTGGACTTATTACAATGATGTCAACTGCTGGGGTACTGACTCTCACATTGGGATGACCACACCTGATATAGGTGCAGTGAAAGATGGCACAGAGTGTGGTGAAGAACACCTCTGCATCCATAGGAAGTGTGTCCACATATCTTACTTGGACAGTAATTGTTCACCTACATTCTGTAATCAGAGGGGGATCTGCAACAATAAACATCACTGCCATTGCAACTATCTAtgggaccctcccaactgcctaaTACAAGGCCATGGAGGTAGTATTGACAGTGGTCCACCCCCTAggagaaagaagataaagaagattTATGTCttaatgttttcacttttttggTTGTTAGTTTTATTATGTTGTCTATTTTGTCTTTGTATGAAGAGAACACGtaagaaaaaagagcaaattgTTCGGCCTCAACCTCAAATGAAGCCACAAGCAAAGCCAAATATTCCACCTCCACAGCGGACACCTTCACAAAATATTCCACCTCCACAACGGACACCCTCACAAAATGTTCCACCTCCACAACCGAGACCCTCACAAAATATTCCACCTCCACAACCAAGACCCTCACAAAATATTCCACCTCCACAACCGAGACCTTAA